From the genome of Leptodactylus fuscus isolate aLepFus1 chromosome 1, aLepFus1.hap2, whole genome shotgun sequence, one region includes:
- the LOC142213557 gene encoding oocyte zinc finger protein XlCOF7.1-like translates to MARQGSYNIESSQYLLYKRIFLIDPSRMERDRNKMAESLLNLTLEIIYQLTGEDYTVVKKTSSGRCQSPVYEGYGGTLSPILGPPPHPLIQEEINGQKILELTHKMLELLTGEVPIRCQDVAVYFSMEEWEYLGGHTDLYKEVMMEDHQPLTSAGNRHDYIHMDFHYLYVQNEFSPCLCFLQVDPVRGQHRRDVPVLFFHRMMIR, encoded by the exons ATggcgaggcaag gttcctacaatatagaatcctctcagtatcttctatataagagaatattcctgattgatccatcaaggatggaaagagacaggaacaagatggcggaaagtctattaaatctcaccctagagatcatctaccagcttactggagag gattacacagtagtgaagaagacctctagtgggcgctgtcagtcTCCTGTGTACgagggatatggaggaaccctgagcccaattctggggcctccacctcaccccctgatacaggaggagatcaatggacagaagattctagaactcacccacaagatgctggagctgctgactggagag gttcctataaggtgtcaggatgtcgctgtctatttctccatggaggagtgggagtatttaggaGGACACacggatctgtacaaggaggtgatgatggaggaccaccagcccctcacatcagcaggtaatagacatgactatatacacatggacttccattatttgtatgtacagaatgaattcagtccctgtctgtgtttcctacaggtagatccagtaagaggacaacaccggagagatgtcccagtcctcttcttccacaggatgatgatcaggtag